In the Thermococcus sp. MAR1 genome, one interval contains:
- a CDS encoding magnesium transporter, translated as MAVIGEITGELKEKVKEAYRVTLPSLFTSQIFGLFGGTFLGKYFEIMRTQFPGLLVVLPGIMGLRGNVFGSMASRFSTMLYLGDLEPSLRDRKVLKEIVLRMLISLIPIVLLWAIGVATGVKKNALDVLLIVVTSTILVSFILGYFTSFVTIFAFKRGTDPDSVAAPLVASMGDFLTVPSLVLFILLIERSPEGFRLFNYAVLALFAAVAAISRVRKAEFVELKQVFITITGLALLSTVSGSILARFSGVIQASVILSFIYPSLLSSFGNYGSIIAAKTSTKLHLGEIESFVCWKPLTDILALFTTAPIIGATKLLIGIALVKLTTGMTVPGSAWLIVLTYPFMVLFIMLYSYTVSYFLFRKNIDPDHVAIPLISNNSDIFGTIYVVLMAKLMVGG; from the coding sequence ATGGCAGTGATCGGCGAGATTACGGGGGAGCTGAAGGAAAAGGTCAAGGAAGCCTACAGGGTTACGCTACCGTCCCTGTTCACATCACAGATATTCGGCCTGTTCGGCGGTACGTTTCTGGGTAAGTACTTCGAGATCATGAGAACCCAGTTTCCAGGTCTTCTGGTGGTCCTGCCGGGTATAATGGGCCTTCGCGGCAACGTTTTCGGCTCGATGGCATCGCGCTTCTCGACCATGCTCTACCTCGGTGACCTCGAACCCTCCCTTCGGGACAGGAAGGTTCTCAAGGAGATAGTCCTGCGGATGCTCATCTCGCTCATCCCTATAGTTCTGCTGTGGGCCATAGGTGTTGCCACTGGGGTAAAGAAGAACGCCCTTGACGTCCTCCTCATAGTGGTCACCTCCACGATACTCGTGTCCTTCATCCTCGGCTACTTCACCTCCTTCGTCACGATATTCGCGTTCAAGCGCGGTACCGACCCGGACAGCGTTGCAGCACCGCTGGTCGCTTCAATGGGCGATTTCCTGACTGTTCCTTCACTGGTGCTGTTCATCCTCCTCATAGAACGCTCACCGGAGGGATTCAGGCTCTTCAACTACGCAGTGCTGGCTCTCTTTGCCGCCGTGGCTGCTATAAGCCGGGTCAGGAAGGCGGAGTTCGTTGAGCTCAAGCAGGTCTTCATAACGATAACCGGGCTGGCGCTCCTCTCGACGGTATCGGGTTCGATACTCGCGAGGTTCAGCGGGGTAATTCAGGCGTCGGTTATACTGAGCTTCATATACCCCTCTCTCCTCAGCAGCTTTGGAAACTATGGCTCTATAATAGCTGCAAAAACCTCTACCAAGCTCCACCTCGGTGAGATAGAGAGCTTCGTCTGCTGGAAGCCCCTCACAGACATCCTGGCGCTCTTCACGACGGCGCCCATCATTGGAGCGACGAAGCTCCTCATAGGTATCGCCCTGGTGAAGCTGACTACCGGGATGACGGTTCCGGGCTCCGCGTGGTTGATAGTTCTCACTTATCCGTTCATGGTACTGTTCATCATGCTCTACTCGTACACGGTCTCCTACTTCCTCTTCAGGAAGAACATAGACCCCGACCACGTGGCGATACCGCTCATCTCGAACAACAGCGATATATTCGGCACGATATACGTCGTGCTGATGGCCAAGCTCATGGTGGGTGGTTGA
- a CDS encoding ATPase, whose amino-acid sequence MRLVLKPLFEAELPADFSEVIKSKLMGEELRTGEEIEVELLGKPLRFEVVLAEPSPLKVRRNTRIEFSHGEVEVIDFEFDEPVKEVIPFDGGFVVVLERKVLILNQDGQKIYSDEFENLNKVRVSKGRVVIIHGERKIRLVKP is encoded by the coding sequence ATGAGGCTGGTTCTCAAGCCCCTCTTTGAGGCCGAGCTGCCGGCCGATTTCAGCGAGGTCATAAAGAGCAAGCTCATGGGGGAAGAACTCAGGACAGGTGAGGAAATCGAAGTTGAGCTCCTCGGAAAGCCCCTCCGATTCGAGGTCGTCCTTGCGGAGCCCTCGCCGCTGAAAGTCAGAAGGAACACGAGGATAGAGTTCTCGCATGGGGAGGTTGAAGTCATTGATTTTGAGTTCGATGAACCGGTTAAGGAGGTTATCCCCTTCGATGGTGGCTTCGTTGTTGTGCTCGAGAGGAAGGTTCTGATTCTGAACCAGGACGGGCAAAAGATTTATAGCGATGAGTTCGAGAACCTTAACAAAGTTAGGGTTTCCAAAGGAAGGGTGGTGATAATCCATGGAGAAAGAAAAATCAGGCTCGTTAAGCCTTGA
- a CDS encoding potassium channel family protein: MSELEEIKNCLIEMKDLSSLMVDLAFSSVMYNSEDIAEEVYLLEERMDELTLKVKKLALLLAKKEDDPLRLLSVMDMAEINEQISDAAYKISDLVLRDVEPHPIIRRIMEDTEEELGRVTVHKGSVLHGRTLEQLKLPSKIGTRILAIKRGSRYIYNPGRNDTIQEGDVLIAVGSDLDKLRKLAGEEVEEEE; the protein is encoded by the coding sequence ATGAGTGAGCTTGAGGAAATTAAGAACTGCCTCATAGAGATGAAAGACCTGTCATCTCTAATGGTGGATTTAGCCTTCTCCTCCGTCATGTACAACAGCGAGGACATAGCTGAGGAGGTCTATCTCCTCGAAGAGCGCATGGACGAGCTGACCCTCAAGGTCAAGAAGCTGGCCCTCCTGCTGGCCAAGAAGGAGGACGACCCCCTCAGACTTCTCAGCGTCATGGACATGGCCGAGATAAACGAGCAGATAAGCGATGCCGCCTACAAGATTTCTGACCTCGTGCTGAGGGACGTTGAGCCCCATCCGATAATCAGGAGGATTATGGAGGACACTGAGGAGGAGCTCGGCAGGGTAACTGTTCACAAGGGCTCGGTTCTGCACGGCAGGACACTTGAACAGCTCAAGCTCCCCAGTAAAATAGGAACTAGGATACTGGCAATAAAGCGCGGGAGCAGGTACATCTACAATCCAGGCAGAAACGACACAATACAGGAGGGCGACGTTCTCATAGCGGTTGGCTCCGACCTCGACAAGCTGAGGAAGCTGGCCGGCGAGGAAGTGGAGGAGGAAGAGTGA
- a CDS encoding PadR family transcriptional regulator, with amino-acid sequence MERPSFRGHMKVLILDLLREPMHGYGIMAELEERYGMKLSAGTVYPILASLKKSGLIEVAGRGEREKKTYVITEKGLEYLSEHAEELIEAKRRMSAYKAFLELGGDELRMAFRELFESMDDLTDEQREEIKELFTGCAKKLRLILLGGGRYERD; translated from the coding sequence ATGGAGCGCCCAAGTTTTCGCGGTCATATGAAGGTACTTATCCTCGACCTCCTCCGGGAGCCGATGCACGGCTACGGCATAATGGCGGAGCTGGAAGAAAGGTACGGTATGAAGCTCAGCGCTGGCACGGTCTATCCAATCCTCGCGTCCCTGAAGAAGAGTGGGCTCATTGAGGTGGCCGGCAGGGGGGAGAGGGAGAAAAAAACCTACGTGATCACAGAGAAGGGACTGGAGTACCTCTCGGAGCACGCGGAAGAGCTAATTGAGGCAAAACGAAGAATGAGCGCCTACAAGGCGTTCCTTGAGCTGGGGGGCGACGAGCTGAGGATGGCGTTCAGGGAGCTCTTTGAGTCGATGGATGACCTGACGGACGAGCAGAGGGAGGAGATCAAGGAGCTGTTCACCGGTTGCGCGAAGAAACTCAGGCTGATTCTACTTGGAGGTGGACGGTATGAACGCGATTGA
- the nth gene encoding endonuclease III: MEKEKSGSLSLEKFTFDESWEEKRKRAERIVEILMETYPREKLLIGDPYRTLIHCIISQRMRDEVTYKVWERLFEKYGDIREIANTPVEEMQEFLRKNGVGLWKTKGEWIVKASQIILEKYDGKVPDDIRKLMELPGIGRKCANIVLAYGFGRQAIPVDTHVNRISKRLGLAPPRVQPEKVEEYLAKLIPYEKWIYVNHAMVDHGRSICKPIRPKCDECPLRELCPYAKGLVTDADIKGNSKK, translated from the coding sequence ATGGAGAAAGAAAAATCAGGCTCGTTAAGCCTTGAAAAGTTCACCTTCGATGAAAGCTGGGAGGAGAAGAGAAAGCGTGCGGAGAGAATCGTCGAGATTCTGATGGAAACTTATCCGAGGGAGAAGCTCCTCATCGGCGACCCCTACAGGACCTTAATCCACTGCATAATCTCACAGCGCATGAGGGACGAGGTAACCTACAAGGTCTGGGAGAGGCTGTTTGAGAAATACGGAGACATCCGGGAGATAGCCAACACACCGGTCGAGGAGATGCAGGAGTTTCTGAGGAAGAACGGGGTCGGCCTCTGGAAGACCAAGGGCGAGTGGATTGTAAAGGCCTCGCAGATAATCCTCGAAAAGTATGACGGAAAGGTTCCAGACGACATTAGAAAGCTGATGGAGCTCCCTGGAATCGGAAGAAAGTGCGCCAACATAGTCTTAGCTTATGGCTTCGGAAGGCAGGCCATTCCAGTGGATACACACGTGAACAGGATAAGCAAGCGACTTGGTTTGGCTCCGCCGCGCGTTCAGCCGGAGAAGGTTGAGGAGTATCTTGCAAAGCTGATTCCCTACGAGAAGTGGATTTACGTGAACCACGCAATGGTGGACCACGGGAGGTCAATATGCAAACCAATAAGGCCGAAGTGCGATGAGTGTCCCCTCAGAGAGCTCTGCCCCTACGCGAAGGGCCTGGTGACTGATGCGGACATAAAGGGAAATTCAAAGAAATGA
- a CDS encoding potassium channel family protein, whose product MEEWDEIEVPRNVKDIFVEMKNTAELMVDLAYSSILFNEEEMAEEVLELEEYLDLLNYHLMVHAVLAARSPREAEQITSILHMAHAIDDMSNAAADLAKMVIDGVELHPVITEAILGSEEIIGKIYVSADSILVGRTLEELDLATNTGVWIVAVRRGKRWIFDPDGDFKIFPGDILIGRGTNTSIDYLKEIARGNIKVIGNE is encoded by the coding sequence GTGGAAGAGTGGGACGAAATCGAGGTTCCAAGGAACGTTAAGGACATCTTCGTTGAAATGAAGAACACCGCAGAGCTGATGGTTGACCTGGCCTACTCCTCCATACTCTTCAACGAGGAGGAGATGGCCGAGGAGGTACTCGAGCTTGAGGAGTACCTCGACCTGCTCAACTACCACCTGATGGTACACGCGGTTCTGGCCGCGAGAAGCCCCAGGGAGGCGGAGCAGATAACGTCCATCCTCCACATGGCGCACGCCATAGACGACATGTCGAACGCCGCCGCTGACCTCGCAAAAATGGTCATCGACGGCGTCGAGCTCCACCCCGTGATCACCGAGGCGATACTGGGGAGCGAGGAGATAATAGGCAAAATCTACGTCTCCGCCGATTCAATACTCGTGGGTAGAACCCTTGAGGAGCTCGACCTAGCAACCAACACCGGCGTCTGGATAGTGGCGGTGAGGAGAGGCAAACGCTGGATTTTTGACCCCGACGGGGATTTCAAAATCTTCCCAGGTGACATACTCATCGGTAGGGGTACGAACACATCCATAGACTACCTTAAGGAGATAGCGAGGGGCAACATCAAGGTGATTGGCAATGAGTGA
- a CDS encoding sugar phosphate isomerase/epimerase — MIGLSMTAYPGRNLLGFEEWVGRAKKLGFDFVEILSEWPHYLTGNSYRLFAEVLDGWGMKRTVHAPFSDVNIGSFNDRLRRTSLEIIHETIELAAELDALSVTIHPGHCSPVSVKNRRKYLEIHRKSLRKISEWGLEYGIKIGVENMPRFPILDAQTCERLWEILDDVDIGVTFDVGHLNTTTRNFERFLDLFGDKIVHVHLHDNSGDKDEHLALGDGTVPWVRLIPKLPRVTWALEVNDIESARRSLEFLKSLH, encoded by the coding sequence ATGATAGGTCTCTCCATGACGGCCTATCCCGGAAGAAACCTCCTCGGATTTGAGGAATGGGTAGGCAGGGCGAAAAAGCTTGGCTTTGATTTCGTTGAGATCCTGAGTGAATGGCCCCACTACCTGACGGGGAACAGCTACCGCCTCTTCGCCGAGGTTCTTGATGGATGGGGTATGAAAAGAACGGTCCATGCACCCTTCAGCGACGTCAACATAGGCTCCTTCAACGACAGGCTGAGGAGAACCTCGCTGGAGATAATCCATGAAACAATCGAACTGGCGGCCGAGCTCGACGCACTCTCCGTCACGATACATCCCGGGCACTGTTCGCCGGTCAGCGTGAAGAACAGGAGAAAGTACCTGGAGATACACAGGAAATCCCTGAGGAAAATCTCCGAGTGGGGGCTTGAATACGGAATAAAGATTGGCGTCGAGAACATGCCCCGCTTCCCAATCCTCGATGCGCAGACCTGCGAGAGGCTGTGGGAAATACTCGATGACGTCGATATAGGGGTGACTTTCGACGTTGGGCACCTAAACACCACAACGAGGAACTTTGAACGTTTCCTCGATCTCTTTGGGGATAAAATCGTTCACGTCCACCTCCACGACAACTCCGGGGATAAAGACGAGCACCTGGCCCTGGGCGATGGAACTGTCCCCTGGGTCAGGCTGATTCCAAAGCTCCCAAGGGTGACGTGGGCGCTTGAAGTCAACGACATCGAATCTGCCAGGAGAAGCCTCGAATTTTTGAAAAGCCTGCATTGA